From one Lycium ferocissimum isolate CSIRO_LF1 chromosome 7, AGI_CSIRO_Lferr_CH_V1, whole genome shotgun sequence genomic stretch:
- the LOC132065356 gene encoding uncharacterized protein LOC132065356 isoform X1: protein MEADRLNSPHTSAIYIEVLGHQLQFCQDPNSKHLGTTVWDASMVLVKFLERNCRKGRFSPSKLRGKRVIELGAGCGVAGFGMALLGCDVVSTDQTEVLPLLMRNVERNTSRIMQTISDPDSFGSIQAAELDWGNETHIKAVGPPFDYIIGTDVVYAEHLLEPLLQTIIALSGPKTTILLGHEIRSTNVHEKMLETWKRNFEVKTVPRAKMDSTYQHPSIQLYIMGFKSQGSTSEIVRQMAQQQTEEVGETETTHGSEEDESKNGFNQDDATDNEGKVDNNLVMDLDNTKLSEWEARRCGAMAARLLRDVKIT, encoded by the exons ATGGAGGCAGATAG GTTAAATTCTCCACACACTTCTGCAATATACATTGAAGTTCTAGGTCATCAGCTTCAGTTTTGCCAG GATCCTAATTCGAAGCATTTAGGCACTACTGTTTGGGATGCATCTATGGTTTTAGTAAAATTTCTG GAAAGAAATTGTCGAAAGGGGAGGTTTTCTCCATCTAAATTGAGAGGAAAGCGTGTCATTGAACTTGGGGCAGGTTGTGGCGTAGCAGGATTTG GCATGGCATTGCTTGGATGTGATGTAGTTTCAACTGACCAAACTGAGGTTTTGCCATTGCTAATGAGAAATGTGGAGCGTAATACTTCAAGGATAATGCAGACAATCTCAGATCCAG ATTCATTTGGTTCCATACAGGCTGCAGAGTTGGATTGGGGTAATGAAACTCATATAAAGGCTGTTGGCCCTCCATTTGACTATATCATTGGGACTGATGTT GTTTATGCGGAGCATCTTTTGGAACCACTTTTGCAGACAATAATTGCACTGTCTGGACCGAAGACAACAATTTTG TTGGGTCATGAAATCCGATCGACAAATGTCCATGAAAAGATGCTTGAGACGTGGAAGAGAAATTTTGAGGTCAAAACTGTTCCAAGAGCAAAG ATGGATAGTACTTACCAACACCCAAGCATCCAGTTATACATAATGGGCTTTAAGTCACAAGGAAGTACCTCGGAAATTGTTAGACAGATGGCTCAGCAGCAGACGGAAGAGGTTGGCGAAACAGAAACTACACACGGATCAGAGGAAGATGAAAGTAAAAATGGATTTAATCAAGATGACGCGACTGACAATGAGGGCAAGGTAGATAACAACCTGGTTATGGATCTAGATAACACGAAGCTTAGTGAATGGGAGGCTAGAAGATGTGGAGCGATGGCTGCTAGGCTTCTTCGTGATGTCAAGATAACATAA
- the LOC132065356 gene encoding uncharacterized protein LOC132065356 isoform X2, with protein MVLVKFLERNCRKGRFSPSKLRGKRVIELGAGCGVAGFGMALLGCDVVSTDQTEVLPLLMRNVERNTSRIMQTISDPDSFGSIQAAELDWGNETHIKAVGPPFDYIIGTDVVYAEHLLEPLLQTIIALSGPKTTILLGHEIRSTNVHEKMLETWKRNFEVKTVPRAKMDSTYQHPSIQLYIMGFKSQGSTSEIVRQMAQQQTEEVGETETTHGSEEDESKNGFNQDDATDNEGKVDNNLVMDLDNTKLSEWEARRCGAMAARLLRDVKIT; from the exons ATGGTTTTAGTAAAATTTCTG GAAAGAAATTGTCGAAAGGGGAGGTTTTCTCCATCTAAATTGAGAGGAAAGCGTGTCATTGAACTTGGGGCAGGTTGTGGCGTAGCAGGATTTG GCATGGCATTGCTTGGATGTGATGTAGTTTCAACTGACCAAACTGAGGTTTTGCCATTGCTAATGAGAAATGTGGAGCGTAATACTTCAAGGATAATGCAGACAATCTCAGATCCAG ATTCATTTGGTTCCATACAGGCTGCAGAGTTGGATTGGGGTAATGAAACTCATATAAAGGCTGTTGGCCCTCCATTTGACTATATCATTGGGACTGATGTT GTTTATGCGGAGCATCTTTTGGAACCACTTTTGCAGACAATAATTGCACTGTCTGGACCGAAGACAACAATTTTG TTGGGTCATGAAATCCGATCGACAAATGTCCATGAAAAGATGCTTGAGACGTGGAAGAGAAATTTTGAGGTCAAAACTGTTCCAAGAGCAAAG ATGGATAGTACTTACCAACACCCAAGCATCCAGTTATACATAATGGGCTTTAAGTCACAAGGAAGTACCTCGGAAATTGTTAGACAGATGGCTCAGCAGCAGACGGAAGAGGTTGGCGAAACAGAAACTACACACGGATCAGAGGAAGATGAAAGTAAAAATGGATTTAATCAAGATGACGCGACTGACAATGAGGGCAAGGTAGATAACAACCTGGTTATGGATCTAGATAACACGAAGCTTAGTGAATGGGAGGCTAGAAGATGTGGAGCGATGGCTGCTAGGCTTCTTCGTGATGTCAAGATAACATAA
- the LOC132065359 gene encoding uncharacterized protein LOC132065359 isoform X2, with protein sequence MPNSSSFTHTDTILEQTEYSEQRKYPSMNPESSNSQTNPKKRALAETNKDKPPTTLNCMVVAIDHNNLFYTVCSTCEKTLPEPSPITHLPFCKYCNLNNPASSGSKRLFRVLISIATEKKVIVVIMFDRAAKVLFGCSADEFFDFAKTHPFAAANAGKALEGEMLKVTLSQPKNGNARHLRVISVLPLRTGFQPVIKTLRELYRARGE encoded by the exons ATGCCCAATTCAAGTTCTTTCACTCACACAGACACCATTTTGGAACAAACTGAATATTCTGAACAAAGAAAATATCCATCAATGAATCCAGAAAGTTCCAATAGCCAAACAAACCCCAAGAAAAGAGCATTAGCAGAAACTAACAAAGACAAGCCACCAACAACACTAAATTGCATGGTTGTAGCCATTGATCACAATAACCTTTTTTACACAGTCTGCTCAACATGTGAAAAAACTTTACCTGAACCTTCTCCAATTACCCATTTACCCTTTTGCAAATACTGTAACCTTAACAACCCTGCTTCATCTGGTTCTAAACGCCTCTTTCGTGTACTT ataTCTATAGCTACAGAGAAAAAGGTGATTGTGGTGATAATGTTTGATAGGGCAGCTAAGGTTTTGTTTGGTTGTTCTGCTGATGAGTTCTTTGATTTTGCAAAGACTCACCCTTTTGCTG CTGCTAATGCCGGTAAAGCTTTGGAGGGAGAGATGTTGAAAGTCACCTTGTCCCAACCAAAGAATGGGAATGCACGGCATCTACGAGTTATATCAGTTTTGCCATTGCGGACTGGTTTTCAGCCTGTTATCAAGACCTTGAGGGAACTATATCGAGCAAGAG GTGAATGA
- the LOC132065359 gene encoding uncharacterized protein LOC132065359 isoform X1 has protein sequence MPNSSSFTHTDTILEQTEYSEQRKYPSMNPESSNSQTNPKKRALAETNKDKPPTTLNCMVVAIDHNNLFYTVCSTCEKTLPEPSPITHLPFCKYCNLNNPASSGSKRLFRVLISIATEKKVIVVIMFDRAAKVLFGCSADEFFDFAKTHPFAAANAGKALEGEMLKVTLSQPKNGNARHLRVISVLPLRTGFQPVIKTLRELYRARGGS, from the exons ATGCCCAATTCAAGTTCTTTCACTCACACAGACACCATTTTGGAACAAACTGAATATTCTGAACAAAGAAAATATCCATCAATGAATCCAGAAAGTTCCAATAGCCAAACAAACCCCAAGAAAAGAGCATTAGCAGAAACTAACAAAGACAAGCCACCAACAACACTAAATTGCATGGTTGTAGCCATTGATCACAATAACCTTTTTTACACAGTCTGCTCAACATGTGAAAAAACTTTACCTGAACCTTCTCCAATTACCCATTTACCCTTTTGCAAATACTGTAACCTTAACAACCCTGCTTCATCTGGTTCTAAACGCCTCTTTCGTGTACTT ataTCTATAGCTACAGAGAAAAAGGTGATTGTGGTGATAATGTTTGATAGGGCAGCTAAGGTTTTGTTTGGTTGTTCTGCTGATGAGTTCTTTGATTTTGCAAAGACTCACCCTTTTGCTG CTGCTAATGCCGGTAAAGCTTTGGAGGGAGAGATGTTGAAAGTCACCTTGTCCCAACCAAAGAATGGGAATGCACGGCATCTACGAGTTATATCAGTTTTGCCATTGCGGACTGGTTTTCAGCCTGTTATCAAGACCTTGAGGGAACTATATCGAGCAAGAGGTGGTTCATAA